The Streptomyces sp. NBC_01275 genome has a segment encoding these proteins:
- a CDS encoding terminase family protein: MDRSPGALAAVLTGGREMQAPHLDLIDQAFIDMAAGRCDRVMLTMPPRHGKSRRASRWAPLWYLRRNPGHRMMIASYSADLADDHGRWIRDAINTWGDDLGIQLKPGSQAANRFDIVGGEGGLLAAGIGGGLTGRGAHIAIVDDPVKDMADADSPTMRKRAWDWWTSVLQTRLEPVGAICLIQTRWHEDDLAGRILATERDAWRVIDLPAIADSPDDPLGRTRGQALWPERFDVTHHAKTRKRVGERVWAALYLQKPRPPEGGVWKREWIETARINAVQFSGLDMARIVVAVDPAGGESTVGDETGVIGVGRDFDRQLYLLADRSGSMGANDWGLAACRLALELKADAIVVEKNYGGDMARQIVTQAWEQLRRDGVTKGLLMPMILEVTAKVGKRLRAAPVAQLYEQQLVHHVGEYPELEGQMATWVEGMDSPDRMDAAVHGLTELADPDQLDTLPTDTDDDRFDGRR, from the coding sequence ATGGACCGCTCGCCAGGTGCGCTCGCCGCAGTCCTCACCGGTGGACGCGAGATGCAGGCGCCGCACCTGGATCTCATCGACCAGGCATTCATCGACATGGCCGCCGGCCGATGCGACCGCGTCATGCTGACCATGCCCCCGCGGCACGGCAAGAGCCGACGGGCCTCCCGCTGGGCACCCCTTTGGTACCTGCGGCGCAACCCCGGCCACCGGATGATGATCGCTAGCTACTCCGCCGACCTGGCCGACGACCACGGCCGGTGGATCAGGGACGCCATCAACACCTGGGGCGACGACCTCGGCATCCAGCTCAAGCCAGGAAGCCAGGCTGCCAACCGATTCGACATCGTCGGCGGCGAAGGTGGCCTCCTCGCGGCCGGCATCGGCGGCGGCCTCACCGGACGCGGCGCACACATCGCCATCGTCGACGACCCGGTCAAGGATATGGCTGACGCCGACAGCCCCACCATGCGCAAGCGCGCCTGGGACTGGTGGACTTCGGTACTGCAGACCCGACTCGAACCCGTCGGCGCAATCTGCCTCATCCAGACCCGGTGGCACGAAGACGACCTCGCCGGACGCATCCTCGCCACCGAGCGCGACGCCTGGCGGGTCATCGACCTGCCCGCCATCGCCGACAGCCCCGACGACCCCCTTGGCCGCACACGTGGTCAGGCGCTATGGCCCGAACGCTTCGACGTCACCCACCACGCCAAGACCCGCAAGCGAGTCGGCGAACGCGTCTGGGCAGCCCTCTACTTGCAGAAACCCCGGCCACCGGAGGGAGGCGTGTGGAAACGCGAGTGGATCGAGACTGCCCGTATCAACGCTGTCCAGTTCTCCGGCCTCGACATGGCGCGCATCGTCGTCGCCGTCGACCCCGCCGGCGGAGAGTCCACCGTTGGCGACGAAACGGGTGTCATCGGCGTCGGCCGCGACTTCGACCGGCAGCTGTACCTCCTGGCCGACCGATCCGGCTCCATGGGCGCCAACGACTGGGGCCTGGCCGCATGTCGTCTCGCCCTCGAACTCAAGGCCGACGCGATCGTGGTCGAGAAGAACTACGGCGGCGACATGGCACGGCAGATCGTCACCCAGGCGTGGGAGCAGCTGCGCCGTGACGGTGTCACCAAGGGCCTGCTGATGCCGATGATCCTGGAAGTCACCGCCAAGGTCGGCAAACGTCTGCGCGCAGCTCCCGTGGCCCAGCTCTACGAACAGCAACTCGTGCACCACGTCGGCGAATACCCCGAACTGGAAGGTCAGATGGCCACCTGGGTCGAGGGAATGGACAGCCCGGACCGTATGGACGCCGCCGTGCACGGACTGACCGAGCTGGCCGACCCCGACCAGCTCGACACCCTGCCCACCGACACCGATGACGATCGCTTCGACGGCCGCCGCTGA
- a CDS encoding ParB N-terminal domain-containing protein has protein sequence MSSAPTTTFYEAYPLDRLRPADYNPRRLSEEAFVRLQASLRRHGVVKPVILNADGTLVAGHQRTKGLQAIGLTHTPAVMLGTKVRLQDEIQFNLLHNRVETEASIVYAEPGVIGAWSWIPWQSIRVAERKNLSFVNAIGHMTAGHGPWGSVVIDDQGRIVLNAEYAVVASINRFDLLAWTVTSADAAQLHADLTGEYGVYDWTAIESKAPVWNQHIVQPKRLRKFSSKAKAGKLAYGSETWDQLVTPWLKPTHRVVDFGAGYGDYAKHLRAKGFNIHDYEPYRCRDGSYAVDIRAVVGMIRDIDKDIQTNGLYDVVVLDSVINATTTLDYQHWVMTTVNALCSADGVVCLGTRNLARELRDEQAKRVTSQTATTKMSFLDEDNVEMNFVKGKWQKLRFHTPETLEPLLRRYFEDVKVTDLSGSNIKATCRRPIALPKEEYERAFEGEFNMPYPNGFRHDRHLELVGNLIKLVVERNRSLAN, from the coding sequence ATGAGCAGTGCCCCCACCACGACGTTCTACGAGGCGTACCCGCTCGACCGGCTTCGCCCCGCCGACTACAACCCGCGCCGCCTCAGCGAGGAGGCGTTCGTCAGGCTTCAGGCGTCACTGCGCCGCCACGGCGTCGTGAAGCCCGTCATCCTCAACGCCGACGGCACGCTGGTCGCAGGCCACCAGAGAACCAAGGGCCTCCAGGCCATCGGCCTGACGCACACCCCTGCGGTCATGCTCGGCACGAAGGTCCGGTTGCAGGACGAGATCCAGTTCAACCTGCTGCACAACCGGGTCGAGACCGAGGCCAGCATCGTCTACGCCGAGCCCGGCGTCATCGGTGCCTGGTCGTGGATTCCATGGCAGTCCATCCGGGTCGCGGAACGGAAGAACCTCTCCTTCGTCAACGCCATCGGGCACATGACCGCCGGCCACGGCCCCTGGGGGAGCGTCGTCATCGACGACCAGGGTCGCATCGTCCTCAACGCCGAGTACGCCGTCGTCGCCTCCATCAACCGCTTCGACCTCCTCGCCTGGACCGTCACGTCCGCCGACGCCGCCCAGCTCCACGCCGACCTCACCGGCGAGTACGGCGTCTACGACTGGACGGCCATCGAGAGCAAGGCCCCGGTGTGGAACCAGCACATCGTGCAGCCCAAGAGGCTCCGCAAGTTCTCCTCCAAGGCCAAGGCCGGAAAACTCGCCTACGGCTCCGAGACCTGGGACCAGTTGGTCACGCCCTGGCTCAAGCCCACTCACCGCGTCGTGGACTTCGGTGCCGGGTACGGCGACTACGCCAAGCACCTGCGCGCCAAGGGCTTCAACATCCACGACTACGAGCCCTACCGCTGCCGAGACGGTTCGTACGCCGTCGACATCCGCGCCGTCGTCGGCATGATCCGCGACATCGACAAGGACATCCAGACCAACGGCCTCTACGACGTGGTGGTCCTCGACTCCGTCATCAACGCCACCACCACCCTCGACTACCAGCACTGGGTGATGACCACCGTCAACGCCCTCTGCTCGGCGGACGGAGTCGTGTGCCTCGGCACCCGCAACCTCGCCCGCGAACTCCGGGACGAGCAGGCCAAGCGGGTCACCTCCCAGACTGCCACCACGAAGATGAGCTTCCTCGACGAGGACAATGTCGAGATGAACTTCGTCAAGGGGAAATGGCAGAAGCTCCGCTTCCATACGCCCGAGACCCTGGAGCCGCTGCTCCGCCGCTACTTCGAGGACGTGAAGGTCACCGACCTCAGCGGCTCCAACATCAAGGCCACCTGCCGCCGCCCCATCGCGCTCCCCAAGGAGGAATACGAGAGGGCATTCGAGGGGGAATTCAACATGCCTTACCCGAATGGCTTCCGGCATGACAGGCATCTGGAATTGGTGGGAAATTTGATAAAATTGGTAGTAGAGAGAAATAGATCTCTTGCCAATTGA
- a CDS encoding ParB/RepB/Spo0J family partition protein codes for MTPTPANIPELLLPLAVPTGDLTPYYRNPRNGDLPSIAESLTVNGQYRAIVVNKGSLTGRHNEILAGNHTYEAAQQLGWEQIAVTWVDVDDDAAARIVIVDNRTNDLAGYDSALLAEILSEIPDLAGTGYDRESVDRLLDDTSLPETLELTSDGAGTGAAATVDYLQWGYLQWESKRVRITSEEVEALNAIYTKFVDDTNSDLGFGWHVLQQSHEEGEAA; via the coding sequence GTGACCCCGACGCCCGCCAACATCCCCGAACTGCTCCTGCCGCTCGCCGTCCCCACCGGGGACCTCACGCCGTACTACCGGAACCCCCGCAACGGCGACCTCCCCTCGATCGCCGAATCGCTGACCGTCAACGGCCAGTACCGCGCGATCGTCGTCAACAAGGGCTCGCTCACCGGCCGGCACAACGAGATCCTGGCGGGCAATCACACATACGAGGCCGCCCAACAGCTCGGCTGGGAGCAGATCGCCGTCACCTGGGTCGACGTCGACGACGACGCTGCGGCCCGCATCGTCATCGTCGACAACCGGACCAACGACCTCGCCGGATACGACAGCGCGCTCTTGGCCGAGATCCTCTCCGAGATCCCGGACCTGGCCGGTACCGGCTACGACCGCGAGAGCGTCGACCGGCTCCTCGACGACACGTCCCTTCCCGAGACGTTGGAACTCACCTCCGACGGCGCGGGCACCGGTGCCGCAGCCACCGTCGACTACCTCCAGTGGGGTTACCTCCAGTGGGAGTCCAAGCGGGTCCGGATCACCTCCGAAGAGGTCGAAGCCCTCAACGCCATCTACACGAAGTTCGTGGACGACACCAACAGCGACCTCGGCTTCGGCTGGCACGTCTTGCAGCAGTCCCACGAGGAGGGCGAGGCGGCATGA